A single region of the candidate division KSB1 bacterium genome encodes:
- a CDS encoding SpoIIE family protein phosphatase translates to MDSTQSSKPGRKTGKTALTRGDAPPEVRPRTYINRNLIQRGTGVRGTRGHQPVGYRDNRRRNNAPQRLSRELDERVVELQALFDVSRTLNSSLQLKNILDTLLLTPMGKMMIGKGIVLLARGDRRFVIETLKGIPRTHIGQELEIDLAQPKTQFLPELENEPWAQLLMKLGLRLIVPIFSNNRCLGLMVYSNKSSEQNYGPNDLEYLNSLANLAATAVENALIFQQLNDVNRRLDKKNQELNTLFEISKEINSTLDGDKIVNVLAYALMGELMVQRCMIFAAENGELNLYVNKGFRNEELSVFDEENFRKRLKQISQPVLTSKLIEDDLRTTFQNHGVKLLVPMLSQNVVRGLVLLGEKITKAEFLDDDLEFSSTLCNAAMISIENARLFKETLEKQKLEEELAIAREIQQRLLPKEAPPLGDFELAAINIPTRQVGGDYYDYFPLDENRYLISIADVSGKGVPAALMMSNLQATLHAMMTADVPFEDIVSRINNFVYRNSTLDKFITAFFAIFDRQGGTITTINAGHNPPYLFHADGSFETLREGGLLLGMFPNAPYKSESRQLRDGDWLVMYTDGVSEAMNVNDEEFGEHRLEELIRAGRDTSAAGMIEAISNAVKKHTEGAPQSDDITLVVLHCNCKVNR, encoded by the coding sequence ATGGATTCCACACAATCCTCCAAGCCCGGGAGAAAAACGGGCAAGACGGCGCTTACCCGCGGCGACGCCCCGCCGGAAGTGCGCCCGCGAACCTATATCAATCGCAATCTCATTCAGCGCGGCACCGGCGTTCGCGGCACCCGCGGCCATCAGCCCGTCGGCTATCGTGACAACCGCCGGCGCAATAACGCTCCGCAGCGGCTCTCACGCGAGCTGGACGAGCGCGTGGTCGAATTGCAGGCGTTGTTCGACGTGAGCCGCACGCTCAACTCCTCGCTGCAGCTTAAAAACATTCTCGACACGCTGCTGCTGACGCCAATGGGCAAAATGATGATCGGCAAGGGCATCGTTCTGCTGGCGCGCGGCGACCGGCGGTTCGTCATCGAAACGTTGAAGGGCATTCCCCGTACTCACATCGGCCAGGAGCTTGAAATCGATCTGGCCCAGCCGAAAACCCAATTTCTCCCGGAGTTGGAGAACGAGCCCTGGGCGCAACTGCTGATGAAACTCGGGCTGCGGCTGATCGTGCCGATTTTTTCCAACAACCGTTGCCTGGGCTTGATGGTTTACAGCAACAAATCCAGCGAGCAAAATTACGGCCCGAATGATTTGGAATATCTCAATTCCCTGGCGAATTTGGCGGCCACGGCGGTGGAAAACGCGCTCATCTTCCAGCAGCTCAATGACGTCAATCGCCGCCTCGACAAAAAGAACCAGGAACTGAACACTCTCTTCGAGATCAGCAAGGAGATCAATTCAACGCTCGACGGCGACAAAATCGTCAACGTCCTGGCGTATGCGCTGATGGGCGAGCTGATGGTGCAGCGCTGCATGATTTTCGCGGCGGAAAACGGCGAGTTGAATTTGTATGTCAACAAAGGTTTCCGCAACGAAGAGTTGAGCGTTTTTGACGAAGAAAATTTCCGCAAGCGCCTGAAGCAGATCAGCCAGCCGGTGCTCACGAGCAAATTGATCGAAGATGACCTACGCACGACGTTTCAGAATCACGGCGTCAAGCTGCTGGTGCCGATGTTGAGCCAGAACGTCGTGCGCGGGCTGGTGCTGCTCGGCGAGAAGATCACCAAAGCCGAATTTCTCGACGACGATCTCGAATTTTCCTCCACGCTCTGCAACGCCGCGATGATTTCCATCGAGAACGCGCGGCTGTTCAAAGAAACGCTCGAGAAGCAGAAGCTTGAAGAAGAGCTGGCGATTGCGCGCGAGATTCAACAGCGCCTGCTGCCCAAGGAGGCGCCGCCACTCGGCGATTTCGAGCTGGCCGCGATCAACATTCCCACCCGGCAGGTCGGCGGCGATTATTATGATTATTTTCCGCTTGACGAAAACCGTTATTTGATCTCCATTGCCGATGTTTCCGGCAAAGGTGTGCCGGCGGCGCTGATGATGTCCAACCTGCAAGCGACGCTGCACGCCATGATGACGGCCGACGTTCCTTTCGAGGACATTGTTTCCCGCATCAATAATTTCGTGTACCGCAACAGCACGCTCGACAAGTTTATCACCGCCTTTTTCGCCATCTTCGACCGGCAAGGCGGCACAATTACGACCATCAATGCCGGCCACAATCCGCCGTATCTTTTTCATGCCGACGGCAGTTTTGAAACGTTGCGCGAAGGCGGTTTGCTTCTGGGCATGTTCCCCAACGCGCCGTATAAAAGTGAATCACGGCAATTGCGAGACGGCGATTGGCTGGTGATGTACACCGACGGCGTCAGCGAGGCGATGAACGTCAACGACGAGGAGTTCGGCGAGCACCGGCTGGAGGAGCTGATTCGCGCCGGGCGCGACACTTCCGCCGCCGGCATGATCGAAGCCATCAGCAACGCGGTGAAAAAACACACCGAGGGAGCCCCGCAAAGCGACGATATCACGCTTGTGGTCTTGCACTGTAATTGCAAGGTGAATCGTTAG
- a CDS encoding ATP-binding protein, translating into MIKEGGDGLPQAKRKYQLRIPSQTDNLELIREFVSKVARKVGFKDDDVSKIELAVDEACANVIEHAYQKDDKQPIDIVIQIDYRKFTVIITDRGRGFNPKKIKTPDMKEYLAQMRVGGLGIYLMRTLMDEIDFDVKPGKRNQVRMSKYFLDKTSHHADRKEMAS; encoded by the coding sequence ATGATTAAGGAAGGCGGTGACGGATTGCCCCAGGCGAAGCGAAAATACCAACTTCGTATTCCCAGCCAGACCGACAATCTGGAACTCATTCGCGAATTTGTCTCCAAAGTCGCACGCAAAGTCGGTTTCAAGGACGATGATGTCAGCAAAATCGAGCTGGCGGTCGACGAGGCCTGCGCCAATGTGATCGAGCACGCCTATCAAAAAGACGACAAACAGCCGATTGACATCGTCATTCAGATTGATTATCGTAAATTCACCGTGATCATCACCGATCGCGGCCGCGGGTTCAATCCCAAGAAAATTAAAACACCGGACATGAAGGAATATTTGGCGCAAATGCGCGTCGGGGGGTTGGGCATCTATCTGATGCGCACTCTCATGGACGAAATCGATTTTGATGTGAAGCCGGGGAAACGCAATCAAGTCAGAATGTCGAAATATTTTTTAGACAAAACGTCCCATCACGCCGATCGGAAAGAAATGGCGAGCTAG
- a CDS encoding STAS domain-containing protein — protein MPGFEVARAENGEISVLRLKGYLDAHTAPELESALQKLIDEKRLKIVVNFKELTYISSAGLGVFMGFIEEVRSGGGDIKLTDMSQKIYRVFDLLGFPTLFEISSDEGLAIANFSKPKSR, from the coding sequence ATGCCTGGATTTGAAGTGGCGCGCGCGGAGAACGGCGAAATTTCGGTTTTACGTCTCAAAGGTTATCTCGATGCGCACACGGCACCGGAGTTGGAAAGCGCTTTGCAAAAATTGATTGACGAAAAACGCCTCAAGATCGTGGTGAATTTCAAAGAGCTGACCTACATCAGCAGCGCCGGCTTGGGCGTGTTCATGGGATTCATCGAAGAAGTTCGCAGTGGCGGAGGCGACATTAAACTCACCGACATGAGCCAGAAAATCTATCGTGTCTTCGATCTGCTCGGCTTTCCGACCCTGTTCGAGATCAGCAGCGACGAAGGCCTGGCGATCGCCAATTTTTCCAAACCGAAATCCCGTTAG
- a CDS encoding putative toxin-antitoxin system toxin component, PIN family → MNKILRVVIDTNHIIPAILSRHGASAKLIDWYLQEDYFQLLISQPIWKEYRTVADWLIPEPKLLEKERILNILLFRSEWIAPTIELNVCADLSDNCFLECAIAGKADYLVTKNLKHFPPKKYSGVKIVNIRKLLKVLEKMEQGRKKGEKTE, encoded by the coding sequence GTGAATAAAATCCTGCGGGTGGTAATTGATACGAACCACATCATTCCGGCGATCCTGAGTCGGCACGGAGCCTCCGCGAAGTTGATTGACTGGTATTTACAAGAAGATTACTTCCAGTTGTTGATTTCTCAGCCTATTTGGAAGGAATATCGCACAGTCGCGGATTGGTTAATTCCGGAGCCCAAATTACTCGAAAAAGAACGCATTCTGAATATTTTACTCTTCCGTTCTGAGTGGATTGCGCCAACCATTGAATTGAATGTTTGCGCCGATCTATCTGACAACTGTTTTTTAGAATGTGCGATTGCGGGCAAGGCGGATTATCTTGTTACGAAAAACCTCAAACATTTTCCACCAAAAAAATATTCTGGCGTGAAGATCGTTAACATTCGCAAGCTTTTAAAGGTGCTGGAAAAAATGGAACAGGGCCGAAAGAAGGGCGAGAAAACAGAATAA
- a CDS encoding SpoIIE family protein phosphatase, whose amino-acid sequence MLQKKSDSTSTQTILLAGGAAITAGDTASEEKGRPRSQLRHWLRRRVRRPLPLALALLIFGAASLAVFLLDSVFFAVGDFVPRLIRPLRELLLVASMALLLPSLAASRFIEKRNVKKALLQVFWGIVAANVLLGIASFLGGGEESALLFSSSRMFIATAVISMLLSLLTLGLWPQVRSLIYYKSRRGTARNFRLLAIGGAVYLGYRVFAGIETSDFFGGGIVAKNMFFILVFFMVINGSRHAWIRHLNRRQKWATFWLGAITLALSIAALNELSHERYSEHSIALNTFVSTSFLFFAIYSGMSLLALLLQLPTAGLFDEKMREIQTLRELSSSIISELNIGNLVKLITEKAQQVTKADAAWLELLDEKSDKLTLTSAINLTEEERASINLDRHRGVTGWIFQHRRPLLVNEIGDDDRTAYLKQWKSNLAALIGVPLLSQGRPLGVLFSARSDPWSFDQFDRDMLQAFANQAAVAIDNARLWQESIERERLAQTLQVAHEAQRKLLPKRMPSVPNVEVAALAVTANEVGGDYYDFFEYPGRLGVVIGDVSGKGAAAAFHMAEMKGIIESYSRIYHSPRDVLIHANAALFRSIESTVFVSLIYAQIDYERQEMLYSRAGHCPIIFVRTNEPPRILQPDGIALGLDDGQLFDKKITEDRIQLQKDDVLIFYTDGVTEAMNEHLREFEESRLVELVATLQGKTSQEILQAIEDAVRRFVGPAKSHDDYTVVVLKMR is encoded by the coding sequence ATGCTCCAAAAGAAATCAGACAGCACCTCGACGCAAACCATTCTACTGGCTGGCGGCGCGGCGATAACCGCAGGCGACACGGCCTCGGAAGAAAAAGGCCGGCCCCGGAGTCAACTCCGGCATTGGCTGCGGCGGCGCGTTCGCCGGCCCTTGCCCCTGGCGTTGGCGCTGCTGATTTTCGGCGCCGCGAGCCTGGCCGTGTTCCTGCTCGACAGTGTCTTTTTTGCCGTCGGCGATTTTGTGCCGCGCCTCATTCGCCCCCTGCGCGAGTTGCTGCTGGTGGCGAGCATGGCCCTGCTGCTCCCCTCGCTCGCAGCCAGCCGTTTTATCGAAAAGCGCAACGTCAAAAAGGCGCTGCTGCAAGTGTTTTGGGGAATCGTCGCCGCCAACGTGTTGCTCGGCATCGCCAGTTTTCTCGGCGGCGGCGAAGAGAGCGCCTTGCTCTTTTCGTCCTCGCGCATGTTCATCGCCACCGCGGTCATCAGCATGCTGCTTTCGCTGCTGACGCTGGGATTGTGGCCGCAGGTGCGCAGCCTCATTTATTATAAAAGCAGGCGCGGTACGGCGAGAAATTTTCGCCTGCTGGCGATCGGCGGCGCGGTTTATCTCGGCTATCGGGTTTTTGCCGGCATCGAGACCAGCGATTTTTTCGGCGGCGGCATCGTCGCCAAAAACATGTTTTTCATTTTGGTCTTTTTCATGGTGATCAACGGCAGCCGCCACGCCTGGATTCGCCATCTCAACCGCAGGCAAAAATGGGCGACGTTTTGGCTCGGCGCCATCACTCTCGCCTTGTCCATCGCCGCGTTGAATGAGCTCTCGCATGAACGCTACAGCGAGCACAGCATCGCGTTGAACACTTTTGTCTCGACCTCGTTCCTCTTTTTTGCGATTTACAGCGGCATGTCGCTTTTGGCGCTGCTGCTGCAGCTTCCGACTGCCGGATTGTTCGATGAAAAAATGCGTGAAATCCAAACGCTGCGCGAGCTGAGCAGCAGCATCATTTCCGAATTGAACATCGGCAATCTGGTAAAATTGATCACCGAAAAAGCGCAGCAGGTCACCAAAGCCGACGCCGCCTGGCTGGAATTGCTCGATGAAAAAAGCGACAAGCTCACGCTCACCAGCGCCATCAACTTGACAGAAGAAGAGCGCGCCAGCATCAATTTGGATCGTCATCGTGGCGTCACCGGCTGGATTTTCCAGCATCGCCGGCCGCTGCTGGTCAACGAAATCGGCGACGACGACCGCACGGCGTATTTGAAACAATGGAAAAGCAATCTCGCCGCGCTCATCGGCGTGCCGCTGCTCTCCCAGGGCCGCCCGCTCGGCGTGCTCTTCTCGGCCAGAAGCGATCCCTGGAGTTTCGATCAGTTCGACCGCGACATGCTGCAGGCATTCGCCAATCAAGCCGCGGTTGCAATCGACAACGCGCGGCTGTGGCAGGAATCCATCGAGCGCGAGCGGCTGGCGCAAACGCTGCAAGTGGCGCATGAGGCGCAAAGGAAACTGCTGCCGAAGCGCATGCCCAGCGTGCCGAACGTCGAAGTTGCCGCGCTCGCGGTCACGGCCAACGAGGTCGGCGGCGACTATTACGATTTCTTCGAATATCCCGGGCGGTTGGGCGTGGTGATCGGCGATGTTTCCGGCAAGGGCGCGGCGGCGGCGTTTCACATGGCGGAAATGAAGGGCATCATCGAATCATACAGCCGGATTTATCACTCGCCGCGCGATGTATTGATCCATGCCAATGCCGCGCTGTTTCGCAGCATCGAGAGCACGGTTTTTGTGAGTCTCATTTACGCGCAAATTGATTACGAGCGCCAGGAGATGCTCTACAGCCGCGCCGGACATTGCCCGATTATTTTCGTGCGCACCAACGAGCCGCCGCGCATCCTGCAGCCCGACGGCATCGCGCTCGGCCTGGACGACGGCCAGCTTTTCGACAAAAAGATCACCGAAGATCGCATTCAATTGCAAAAAGACGACGTGCTGATTTTTTATACCGACGGCGTGACCGAGGCCATGAACGAACACTTGCGGGAGTTCGAGGAATCGCGCCTGGTGGAACTGGTTGCGACGTTGCAGGGTAAAACCAGCCAGGAGATTCTCCAGGCGATTGAAGACGCCGTCCGCCGCTTCGTCGGCCCGGCGAAATCGCATGATGATTACACGGTGGTGGTGTTGAAGATGAGGTGA
- a CDS encoding PP2C family protein-serine/threonine phosphatase, whose protein sequence is MKNHSRFDRWLLLLGALGLLAAIWLFPQTYPQASLQNTLSRREIIHRAGIILEHIQARREGVEPVVDFRTDPALLAFGQVNFGTAEANRLFSRDLPAFFWNVRYGKPPLLRNILSSSQSEEKLAEFFVKHTIGEARVQLDTHGRLLSFETYDFGEEQPDTTALSPADAQALARRLIPFSALADTIGMALEKSELTKQKNRLAHTFVWKTPAPMAGLNGQLAAMIQGAQIKHWQLSYTPIAAVDRSDWTFKLLGQMLTIFLLIIGVVFHFFKKLRADEMSLKAGLMAGILIAIGLVLYFLTNTTMSFSVQFLMAIIFPAFVVLGFVIVYGTGESLMRNLRQDRLLSFEAAQRGQLWFQPVGESLWRGAAASLLIFGGVTILLNRFAKPALAYFNPAFEMNVLVVYSAFIPSVSVFGQSLYYAIFAEAAYRLFLVSALARFVQKSWLIAGLTALISAFTPVAFIEWSPFSFVFVINFFVGLALTWLYLRFDFLTNVVAALSLPLLMHGLSFLHAANAIAPLHGWLLITLPLLFLIGGQIIRRFGKTDIDTRALQPDYLDRLAEKERIKRELEIARQVQLSFLPRLLPEVSGLDIAALCIPANEVGGDYYDFIKLDGHRLGVLIGDVSGKGVSAAFYMTLTKGIIKSSVQENLSPAQVLIRANRLFYENAERGIFVSLIYGIFDLEKRLFTSARAGHNPILLRRRQEQNVTMISPPGLAIGLDGGGIFSRNIQEHTLVLNSGEVFVFYTDGFTEAMNGRSEEFGETRMIEILSNGAGATSLDTINNIRNAVQIFTGDTPRHDDMTMVVVRIL, encoded by the coding sequence ATGAAAAATCACTCCCGCTTCGATCGTTGGCTGCTCCTTCTCGGTGCATTGGGCTTGCTGGCGGCCATTTGGCTGTTTCCGCAAACTTATCCGCAGGCGAGCCTGCAAAACACGCTCTCGCGGCGTGAGATTATTCATCGCGCCGGCATCATTCTTGAGCACATTCAAGCGCGGCGCGAAGGCGTGGAGCCGGTTGTCGATTTCCGCACCGATCCCGCGCTCCTGGCTTTTGGCCAGGTGAATTTCGGCACCGCCGAGGCCAATCGCCTGTTCAGCCGCGATCTTCCCGCTTTTTTCTGGAACGTGCGTTATGGCAAGCCGCCGCTGCTGAGAAATATCTTGAGCAGCAGCCAGTCGGAGGAAAAGCTGGCCGAGTTTTTCGTGAAACACACCATCGGCGAAGCGCGCGTGCAGTTGGACACCCACGGCCGCTTGTTGTCGTTTGAAACTTATGACTTCGGAGAAGAGCAGCCGGATACCACGGCGCTCAGTCCGGCGGACGCGCAAGCGCTCGCCCGGCGCCTCATTCCTTTTTCCGCGCTGGCCGATACCATAGGCATGGCGCTGGAAAAATCTGAATTAACGAAACAAAAAAATCGTCTGGCGCACACGTTCGTCTGGAAAACACCGGCGCCAATGGCTGGCTTGAACGGGCAGCTCGCGGCGATGATTCAGGGCGCGCAGATCAAACACTGGCAATTGAGCTACACGCCGATTGCCGCCGTCGACAGATCTGATTGGACTTTCAAGCTGCTGGGGCAAATGCTGACGATCTTTTTGCTCATCATCGGCGTGGTTTTCCATTTTTTCAAAAAACTCCGCGCCGACGAAATGAGTCTGAAAGCAGGCTTGATGGCCGGGATTTTAATTGCCATCGGCCTCGTTCTCTATTTTTTAACCAACACGACGATGAGCTTCTCCGTCCAGTTTCTCATGGCCATCATCTTCCCGGCTTTCGTCGTGCTTGGATTCGTCATTGTTTATGGCACCGGCGAAAGCTTGATGCGCAACCTCAGGCAAGATCGTCTGCTCAGTTTCGAGGCCGCTCAGCGCGGCCAATTGTGGTTTCAGCCGGTGGGCGAAAGCCTCTGGCGCGGCGCGGCGGCAAGCCTGCTCATCTTCGGCGGCGTGACCATTTTGCTCAATCGTTTCGCCAAGCCGGCGCTGGCGTATTTCAATCCTGCCTTCGAAATGAACGTGCTGGTGGTTTATTCGGCTTTCATCCCCTCGGTAAGCGTATTCGGACAAAGTCTTTATTATGCGATTTTTGCTGAAGCCGCTTATCGCCTGTTCTTGGTTTCCGCGCTCGCGCGCTTCGTGCAAAAATCATGGCTGATCGCGGGCCTCACGGCGTTGATCTCCGCGTTCACGCCGGTGGCGTTTATCGAATGGTCGCCGTTCAGTTTTGTTTTTGTCATCAATTTTTTTGTGGGTTTGGCGCTGACCTGGCTTTATCTCCGTTTTGATTTTTTGACCAACGTTGTCGCCGCCCTGTCGCTGCCGCTGCTGATGCACGGACTCAGTTTTTTGCACGCCGCCAACGCCATCGCTCCGCTTCACGGCTGGCTGCTGATCACGCTGCCGCTGCTTTTTCTGATCGGCGGCCAAATCATTCGCCGCTTCGGCAAAACCGACATCGACACGCGGGCGCTGCAGCCGGATTATCTCGACCGCCTGGCTGAAAAAGAGCGCATCAAGCGCGAGCTGGAAATCGCGCGACAGGTGCAGCTCAGTTTTCTGCCGCGCCTACTGCCGGAAGTGTCGGGTTTGGATATTGCCGCGTTGTGCATTCCCGCGAACGAAGTCGGCGGCGACTATTATGATTTTATCAAGCTCGACGGCCATCGCCTCGGCGTGCTCATCGGCGACGTGTCCGGCAAGGGCGTTTCCGCCGCCTTTTATATGACGCTGACCAAAGGCATTATCAAATCATCGGTGCAGGAAAACTTGTCGCCGGCGCAGGTTTTGATTCGCGCCAACCGGCTTTTTTACGAAAACGCCGAGCGCGGCATTTTTGTGAGCTTGATCTACGGCATCTTTGATTTGGAAAAACGCCTCTTCACTTCGGCGCGCGCCGGACACAATCCGATTTTGTTGCGGCGCCGCCAGGAGCAGAACGTAACAATGATTTCGCCGCCGGGCCTCGCCATCGGCTTGGACGGCGGCGGCATCTTCAGCCGAAACATTCAGGAACACACGCTGGTCTTAAACAGCGGCGAGGTGTTTGTGTTTTACACCGACGGCTTCACGGAAGCCATGAACGGACGCAGTGAAGAATTTGGTGAAACGCGCATGATCGAGATTTTATCCAACGGCGCCGGCGCGACCAGCCTCGATACCATCAATAATATTCGCAACGCCGTACAAATCTTTACCGGCGACACCCCGCGGCACGACGACATGACGATGGTGGTGGTGAGAATTTTGTAA
- a CDS encoding DPP IV N-terminal domain-containing protein: MKKKSKSFLTAVMPAMVLAAASLFAQPGYYFGQNKVHYKNFDWKIFRTEHFDVHYYTEEAGAAHDAARMAERGYDYLSEVLEHKIEKRIPLVLYASLNDFQQTNVVQEMLGDGTRGVTESLKHRVALPITGSYREFNHVLVHELVHAFQFDIIFNGKSRASLGRFDPPLWFMEGMAEYLSIGMDNATRMWVRDGLLAGRLLSVEKLNGTYDIRVYRLGESLWNFVGETYGKKKVGQIFKTAVNFGNVERAFKAQIDMDFKQLTTAWHQVAPRQALSADSTLRTPEQIAQQITSQEGYFHRMNLVPAASPDGKRIVYVSNKNLTDEIYLLEQKRDGKFEKRRLIRGGQSRNFESLRFFDTTINWARDGSRIAFVSKSGKDDAIYVMDPASGGIIHKLTFAELNGLVSPSFSPKGDQLVFVGISGGRSDLYTVDLADKKLRRLTQDRFAELHPQWSPDGKTIVFATDRGAGTDESKLLFGDNDLAVYRFATKEITLLTELSGDAINPQWSPDGSEIAFVSDHQGIPNIYRLNLATKEITPITMLKTGVAGITETTPAMSWSADGRMMVFSSFVKGSWQLFRMELASGKLQVADCDLPTCNLPWLPAIPDFNNSYTDYNLASPDSIESRQYSSTPKLDGIALGALFGGYFGTVGGLQFSFSDMMSNHNIVLSLGLTRDIRNTDLGVGYLNQARRLGYGFETFQQRNAFGVFAAPTANGFVTQTYRGINGFGYYPFSRFSRFEVSAGLTHVSQDFVVERVDFSSGRIRRDKLDLGGVSFGQVGAALVYDNTTYGPIGPISGRRSRIEIQRATNDLKFTTVIADYRKYFNVNNRSVLAYRLLGGASFDRDAQVFRIGGAYTFRGTDRADLLGTNFLVQNLEYRFPLLPFLPPTADFLSGVAFADAAAAWGIDVPGLVKEKFQPFSTEGGFHLQDLRGAFGLGARLNLGYLSLRYDVAWPTDLKNVSKPVKMFSIGADF; encoded by the coding sequence ATGAAGAAAAAATCAAAAAGCTTTTTGACTGCGGTGATGCCGGCGATGGTGCTGGCGGCTGCTTCATTGTTCGCGCAGCCCGGTTATTATTTCGGGCAGAACAAAGTGCACTACAAAAATTTTGACTGGAAAATTTTCCGCACCGAGCATTTTGATGTTCATTATTATACCGAAGAGGCCGGGGCCGCGCACGACGCGGCGCGCATGGCCGAGCGCGGTTACGATTATTTGAGCGAAGTGCTCGAACACAAAATCGAAAAACGCATCCCGCTCGTTCTCTATGCTTCGCTGAATGATTTTCAACAAACCAACGTCGTGCAGGAGATGCTCGGCGACGGCACCCGCGGCGTCACGGAATCGTTGAAACACCGCGTGGCGCTGCCGATCACCGGCTCCTACCGCGAGTTCAATCACGTGCTGGTGCATGAGCTGGTACATGCGTTTCAATTCGACATCATTTTCAACGGCAAAAGCCGGGCCTCGTTGGGGCGTTTCGATCCACCATTGTGGTTTATGGAAGGCATGGCCGAGTATCTTTCGATTGGAATGGACAACGCCACGCGCATGTGGGTACGCGACGGTTTGCTGGCCGGCAGGCTGCTGAGCGTTGAAAAGCTCAACGGCACGTATGACATTCGCGTCTATCGTCTCGGCGAATCGCTGTGGAATTTTGTCGGCGAAACCTACGGCAAAAAGAAAGTCGGCCAAATTTTTAAAACCGCTGTCAACTTCGGCAATGTCGAGCGCGCGTTCAAGGCGCAGATCGATATGGATTTCAAACAACTCACCACGGCTTGGCACCAGGTCGCGCCCCGGCAAGCGCTGTCCGCGGATAGCACGCTGCGAACCCCCGAACAAATCGCCCAGCAGATCACCAGCCAGGAAGGTTATTTCCACCGCATGAACCTGGTGCCGGCAGCCAGTCCTGATGGCAAGCGGATCGTCTATGTCTCGAACAAAAACTTGACCGATGAAATTTATTTGCTCGAGCAAAAACGCGACGGAAAATTCGAGAAGCGCCGCCTCATTCGCGGCGGGCAAAGCCGTAATTTCGAGTCGCTGCGGTTTTTTGACACCACGATCAATTGGGCGCGCGATGGCAGTCGCATCGCCTTCGTCTCCAAATCCGGCAAAGACGATGCGATTTACGTTATGGACCCGGCAAGCGGCGGGATCATCCACAAATTGACTTTTGCGGAATTGAACGGCTTGGTCTCGCCGAGTTTTTCTCCAAAAGGCGATCAATTGGTTTTTGTCGGCATCTCCGGCGGCCGCTCGGATTTGTACACCGTCGATCTCGCCGACAAAAAGCTGCGGCGCTTGACGCAGGATCGTTTCGCGGAATTGCATCCGCAGTGGTCGCCCGACGGTAAAACCATTGTCTTCGCGACCGACCGCGGCGCCGGCACCGACGAGAGCAAGCTGCTCTTCGGCGACAATGATCTGGCGGTTTATCGTTTTGCGACAAAAGAAATCACGCTGCTCACGGAATTATCCGGCGATGCGATCAATCCGCAATGGTCGCCCGACGGCAGCGAAATCGCCTTTGTCTCGGATCATCAAGGCATTCCGAATATCTATCGTCTCAACTTAGCCACGAAAGAAATTACCCCGATCACCATGTTGAAAACCGGCGTCGCCGGAATCACGGAAACGACGCCGGCGATGAGTTGGTCCGCAGATGGCCGCATGATGGTGTTCTCATCTTTTGTGAAAGGAAGCTGGCAGCTCTTTCGGATGGAGTTAGCAAGTGGCAAGTTGCAAGTTGCAGATTGCGACTTGCCAACTTGCAACTTGCCTTGGCTGCCGGCGATTCCTGACTTCAATAATTCATATACCGATTATAATTTGGCGAGTCCCGATTCCATCGAATCGCGCCAATATAGCAGTACGCCGAAACTCGATGGCATCGCGCTGGGCGCTCTGTTTGGCGGGTATTTCGGCACGGTCGGCGGGTTACAGTTTTCTTTTAGCGACATGATGAGCAATCACAACATTGTTCTGTCGCTCGGTTTGACCAGAGACATTCGCAACACCGACCTCGGCGTCGGCTATTTGAATCAAGCGCGCCGCCTTGGCTATGGTTTTGAGACCTTCCAGCAAAGAAATGCGTTTGGCGTGTTTGCGGCGCCGACGGCCAACGGTTTCGTGACCCAAACCTATCGTGGCATCAACGGTTTCGGCTATTATCCGTTCAGCCGTTTTTCGCGGTTTGAAGTGAGCGCCGGTCTCACGCACGTGAGCCAGGATTTTGTCGTTGAGCGTGTGGATTTTTCGAGCGGCAGGATTCGCCGGGATAAGCTGGATTTGGGCGGGGTGAGTTTCGGACAGGTGGGCGCGGCGCTGGTTTATGACAACACGACTTATGGCCCGATTGGCCCGATCAGTGGGCGCCGCAGCCGCATCGAAATTCAACGCGCCACGAATGATCTCAAGTTTACGACGGTGATCGCGGATTATCGCAAATATTTCAACGTCAACAATCGTTCAGTGCTGGCGTATCGCTTGCTCGGCGGCGCGAGTTTTGATCGCGATGCGCAAGTGTTCCGCATCGGCGGGGCGTATACCTTTCGCGGCACGGACAGAGCTGATCTGCTCGGCACGAATTTTCTCGTGCAGAACCTCGAGTATCGTTTTCCGCTGCTGCCGTTCCTGCCGCCCACCGCGGATTTCCTGAGCGGTGTGGCGTTTGCGGATGCTGCCGCGGCCTGGGGTATCGATGTGCCAGGGCTGGTTAAAGAAAAATTCCAGCCGTTCTCCACGGAAGGCGGATTTCACCTGCAAGACCTGCGCGGCGCCTTCGGCCTTGGCGCGCGCCTCAATCTCGGTTACTTGAGCTTGCGCTATGATGTCGCTTGGCCCACGGATTTGAAGAACGTCAGCAAGCCGGTTAAGATGTTTTCCATCGGCGCTGATTTCTGA